One stretch of Tribolium castaneum strain GA2 chromosome 5, icTriCast1.1, whole genome shotgun sequence DNA includes these proteins:
- the RpLP0 gene encoding large ribosomal subunit protein uL10, which yields MGREDKATWKSNYFSKLVQLLEDYPKCFIVGADNVGSKQMQQIRISLRGTAVVLMGKNTMMRKAIKGHCERNPALEKLLPRIKGNVGFVFTRADLVEVRDKLLENKVRAPARAGAIAPLPVVIPAQNTGLGPEKTSFFQALSIPTKISKGTIEIINDVHILKPGDKVGASEATLLNMLNISPFSYGLVVEQVYDSGTIFAPAILDIKPEDLREKFLAGVANVAAVCLAVGYPTIASAPHSIANGFKNLLAIAAVTEVEFKEATTIKEYIKDPSKFAAAAAPTSAAPAAAAPAAAAKEEKKEESESEDDDMGFGLFD from the exons ATGGGTAGGGAGGACAAGGCAACTTGGAAATCGAATTACTTCAGCAAACTTGTT CAACTCCTTGAAGACTACCCAAAATGTTTCATCGTGGGCGCTGACAATGTCGGCTCAAAGCAGATGCAACAAATCCGCATTTCCCTCCGAGGCACCGCTGTCGTCCTCATGGGCAAGAACACCATGATGCGTAAAGCCATCAAGGGCCATTGCGAACGCAACCCAGCCCTTGAGAAGCTCCTTCCTCGCATTAAAGGAAATGTGGGTTTTGTATTCACTCGTGCAGATTTGGTGGAAGTCCGAGACAAACTTCTCGAGAACAAAGTTCGTGCACCGGCGCGTGCTGGCGCTATCGCACCATTGCCGGTCGTGATCCCGGCCCAAAACACTGGTTTGGGCCCCGAGAAGACCTCCTTCTTCCAAGCCCTTTCAATCCCTACGAAAATCTCAAAGGGTACTATTGAAATCATCAACGATGTGCACATTTTGAAGCCTGGGGATAAAGTCGGAGCCTCTGAAGCAACTTTGCTGAACATGCTCAACATTTCGCCGTTTTCGTACGGTTTGGTTGTTGAGCAAGTGTACGATTCTGGCACTATTTTCGCGCCTGCAATTTTGGACATCAAGCCGGAGGATTTGAGGGAGAAGTTTTTGGCGGGCGTTGCCAACGTGGCAGCTGTTTGCTTGGCTGTTGGGTATCCAACTATTGCTTCCGCTCCGCACAGTATTGCCAATGGATTCAAGAATCTTTTGGCTATTGCTGCTGTTACTGAAGTTGAGTTCAAGGAAGCTACAACTATCAAGGAGTACATCAAG GATCCAAGCAAGTTCGCAGCTGCTGCTGCTCCAACTTCAGCTGCCCCAGCTGCGGCCGCGCCTGCTGCTGCCGCTAAGGAGGAAAAGAAGGAGGAATCCGAAAGCGAGGATGACGACATGGGCTTCGGTCTCTTTGACTAA
- the LOC135266375 gene encoding uncharacterized protein LOC135266375: protein MDFSSENEIDAIASAAVSNLLPAKSRPQYEKTYLQFRQWCSMKKIDQVTENVLLAYLEEKSTTLKPPTLWALYAMLKATLNVKENIDTRKFPKLVPYLKSKSVGYRSKKSQILDKEDISKFINEADDKIYLLMKTVLILGISGALRREELVKMKLTDIEDKQSVLIVKVPDTKTHCERIFTVSNLENIEIVRKYRALRPPRATSDRLFLKYTNGKCVNQNVGINKIGEIPSLIAKWLNKDEPKKYTGHCFRRSSATLLANAGGDLISIKRHGGWRSSTVAESYIEDSLNNKIEIANKIQPSSSTEENKITQPSTSASFNGENNFHLQASSLRPLGINGGTFSSCTFNFHMSK from the exons atggattttagcagcgaaaacgaaatagatgcaattgcaagcgcggcagtgtcgaatcttttgcctgctaaatcaagaccgcagtacgaaaaaacgtatcttcagtttcggcagtggtgttctatgaaaaagattgatcaagtaacggaaaatgttttgttggcgtatttggaagaaaagtctaccaccttaaagccaccaacactctgggccctttatgcgatgttgaaaGCCACCTTAAACGTTAAAGAGAATATCGATACACGTAAGTTTCCGAAGTTAGTGCCCTACCTGAAAAGCAAAAGCGTAGGTTACAGAAGCAAGAAGTcgcaaattttagacaaagaagacattagcaagtttattaatgaagcagatgacaagatatatttactgatgaag actgTGCTAATTTTGGGTATATCGGGAGCCCTTCGACGTGaagaattagttaaaatgaagctaactgacatagaagataaacagtctgtcttaattgtgaaggtgcctgatacaaaaacccactgcgaacgaatatttactgtttcaaatttagaaaatatagaaattgtcagaaaatatAGAGCTTTGCGGCCTCCACGGGCGACTAGTgaccgtttatttttaaagtataccaacggaaaatgtgtgaatcaaaatgttggaattaacaaaatcggagagataccaagtttgattgcaaagtggcttaacaaagacgaacctaaaaaatatactggtCACTGCTTCAGAAGAAGCTCTGCCACTCTTTTGGCGAATGCTGGAGGTgatctaatttcaattaaacgtcATGGGGGCTGGAGAAGCAGCACAGTGGCAGAAAGTTACATCGAGGactctttgaataataaaattgaaattgccaataaaattcaaccttcttcctccacagaagaaaacaaaatcactcAACCTTCTACATCGGCTTCTTTTAATGGCGAAAATAACTTTCATTTACAAGCGTCTTCACTCAGGCCTCTGGGGATAAACGGGGGCACGTTTTCGTcatgcacatttaattttcatatgtcaaagtaa